Within Quercus lobata isolate SW786 chromosome 5, ValleyOak3.0 Primary Assembly, whole genome shotgun sequence, the genomic segment TTAGCTCTTGGTAACCCTAGGAAGTGGTAATTGGCCAACAGTTGGGCTGAAGTTGTTAGGTAGATTCGGGCTAAACCATTTTACTTGTAGAAGTGGCACTTTCTTCAttctacaactttttttttactttgccTCCAACTTTGCCCTTTTGTGACAACCAACAGGCCTCAAAGTCTTATGTTTCATTGAACTTTGATTGGTGCTTTTGACCCCTTTTCCATCTCTGATGAACCTTTCATAAAATTGAGGTCTTCACGTGCTTTCATTTATATGTATGCGTAGCAAAAGATTTGAGGTCCATAATCTTAGTTACTTGTAATAGCCTGAGAAGGAGGCAATTGTGGCAGATCTCATGCAATACACACATGGGTACTCCATTGGGATGTCAATTTCATGAGAGCTGTGCAGGATTGGGAGTTATGGTGAATCAGTGAAATTACAGGGAGGATAAACTGTGCTGGAAACCAGATAAGAACCAGGAATTTACAATGAGTGGTTATTAGAAGGTTCTCCTTGGCAATGGTGATCAATCTTTCCCAGGGAAGAGGATACAGAAGTCAAAGATTCCTTCTAGTGTTACTTTCTTTATTTGGACTGCAACTTTGGAGAAAATCTTGATGATTGGcaatttatagaaaaagaatGTGTGGCTTTTGGATTAGTGTTATATGTGTAATTGCAATTGGGAATTAGTTGACCATCTTTTACTCCAATGTCCTTATTGCTACAAAATTGTGATTTATGGTGTTGGGTTTATTCAGAGTCTGTTGGGTGATGCTGAAGATTGTTGTTGAGTTTTTAGCTTGTTGACCAGGTCACTTTTGCCATATTGGAATGGTCATTTGTGGATGGCTGCCCTGCATTGCTTAATGTGGTGTATATGGAGGGAGAGAAACAATCGGAGTTTCAAAGACACAAAGAGAACTATGCTTGATctcaaattaattttctttagaactttgtTGGATTGGATGCCAGTTTTGCATAGACTGTCTTTATGTTCTGttattaatttgataaattCATGTAATTTGCATGATTGATTTTATGGTCCCCAGCTGTGTGCTCcctgtatacttgggtgactctattttttgatataaaaattgcATTActtatctaaaagaaaaaaagaagccttTTCTTTCGTACCTTTGCTGCTTCTACTTTCCTCATTTTGTGTTCTACACAGCAAGGTATGGCTTTTGCTCATACAAAAAGTAACACTGAAAAATATTTCGTAGGAACACCTTTTAATGATTAAGGAACTTGGATTCCTGTTGGGAATCAAGGACTGAGAAATATTAGCTTTTAAAATACTAAGTACTGGGTGTATGATTATTGAGTTCTCTATTGTCATACTCTGTGGAACTATCCTATATGAAATTGCTGTTGGATGAAAATTTAGGTGAATATGACTGAATAATTTTCCATTGCTCGTTTAAGTCTGTAGGGTCTGGTAGACTGGTACATCTCCTTTAAAAtgctttatataataattaaaattggaCCTTAATGATATCAGTTAACAAAAATGAACCCCGTAATGCACCAAACGTGCTTTACATGCAATATTATGAGGGGTGTTAGATGGAACATACGGTTCAAATGACACTACCTACCCTTACAAAGGGCAAGGTGGAGGGGAAGGTCTTGGGTTCAAGACTATGTGCATGCATGACTTCCAATCAAAAGAGTTAGATGGAAcatagtaaaaattttaaacatagatGAGAGAGACTTGATGTTGTTGAGCTTGTAAGTGATGTAGGATCATTTATTTCAACACCAAAGCATCAAGAGAACAAAGATTACAGAGGCTGATCACTGTTCCTTTACATTTACTCTTTTGTTTTAGTGAACCTTTGGGAGGATAAGTTTATGAGGAACAGAATAgtagtttatatatatgtgtatatatatatatatatatgcatatgtaTGCTGGTAATCTGTAATTACATAATTCTGTTTGAATGTAatgctctttttctttttcaggattttcaaaaagaaattgttaaagCAGCAGAAACGTTTACTGCCATAGGCTATAAGCATATTGAAACAGGTGAAAATTTAGTATACTTTCtacattaaattatatttatcataTAGAGAAGTTTATGAGATTGGAAGTACTATGCAATTGGCTTTATAAGATTCATTTGGCAGGTAAGACATTATTGGCATACCATGGTGCTTCTATACTTGAACTTACTATTTATAATCTTTATGGTAGTTAGGAACCAAGTTGTCTGAGGATTGCTGCAAATATGGAGCTGAAAACATAAATGATAACATTTTGGCTAAGGCTGCATCTATATATGGAGATGCTCGTAAACATGTGGAAAAGGAGCAAGAGGACTTCAATAAGCTGTTATCATCGCAGgttgtcttttttattatacttaTAGAAATGGAAAACATCTTGGATGATTCTATGTAAATATTTAGATTACTATGATAGAAAGAATAAATCTGATATATCtactttgatttatttatttatatttatcatcCCAGATGCTACCTACTTGCACATTTAGTATTTTAGTTCATAACTCTCCCTCCCAATGCTCCCATGCTTATTGTTTTTCTAGAATATGCTATGGCTACTTTTAGAAACTACCAACTCCATACTTATGAGTCAGTTCTAGGTAGTTGACGTGGTTTCAGATGCTGTTGGTTGAGGCATACAATTTTGGCCTTTTGATCCCTGGTATTGTAAAAGCAAATCAGAATTTAGCTTCCATGAATGAGCTTATGAACTAAATCCAGGACAGGTGATGGCTGATCAAGAATGTTACTTTTAAGACAATAAAAAAGCCCAAATAGTTGAGATAAATTAGTTCAATTGACGGGCACTGAATCAAGTAATTTGTTcttagattataaaaaaaaagaagaagtaatttgTTCTCAAAACATAGAGAGGCAAAAGTGGCTGGGGTTAAATTGGGTGTGGAATTCTTCAGGATTCTCACCCATCTAAAACATTCCAGCATATTTGATGTACATTTGAATGACTAGTAAGCAGTATAACAAAAGTAGTTTGGCGCTGCAGGTAGTGAACACTGAAATGGTGATTATTTCTTCTATTCCTCCTTTTATTGTTCTTTAACCACTAGACTACTTCTGTTCAAGTGTCATACTTCAGCAGTATATCTCCTTGTATATAGCTGGTATTTTGGTATAAACAGCAAGTTCtgttttttgtaattattagtGCTATTAGAACTAAAGTCTTGGCAGCCAGTATTTGTATATAACCAAAAATGGACTAAGAATGAAGTTGATCATCTATGGTGAAAGGCTAGTTCATGTTCTACTGATCcctgagtttttttttcttctccatccCCAGGTTTTAGATCCCTTGAGAGCAATGATCGCTGGTGCTCCTTTGGAAGATGCTCGTCATCTTGCTCAACGTTATAGTCGTATGAGACAGGAAGCGGAGACTCAGGTAATCAGAACACTGGGTTTCTTGTGCATGAGTAACATGCTATATTAGCTACTCTTTATGCGCTCTCACTTTTTGTCTCATATTCTGAATGTTTGCcttttaaattcataatttgtaTTGACCGCACAAAGCAAACAGGCACTAGAAGTTTCCAGAAGACAAGCACGGGTAAGGGAATCTCCAATGCCTGAAAATGTTGCAAAGCTGCATGCAGCAGAAGCAAAAAAGCAGGAACTAAAAGCAAACATGGCCGTTCTGGGTAAAGAAGCTTCAGCTGCATTAGCTGCTGTTGATGCACAGCAGCAAAGGCTGACCTTCCAGAGGCTTGTTTCAATGGTATGTGCAGAATTTTTGGGCTACAAGTTTCTGTGTATAACGATTTTCCAGTGTGATATTTATGAACTTGTGTGCTTTTTAAGGTTGAAGGAGAAAAGACTTATCATCTAAGAATAGCTGCTATTCTTGGGGAGGTTGAAGCTGAGGTTAGTTCCTGAATCTgttgttttcaaaaaagaatttGTCATCCTTCTAAGCTATAAAAACTTATGTTTTGCCTGGAACTTGTGGCAGATGGTCTCAGAGAAACAGCGGAAAGAATCTGCTCCCCCTGTTATTTCGTCAGAGAATGGCCCAGAGAAAACGACGTACTTCTTGGCTGAGGTATGCTAGTTTTCTCTAACCTTACTTGAAAGTGGCTGCATCAGGTTGCTTTTTCAAGGAGAAATacttctattttaattttataattaattaataaaattaatgtctctATCATATTGCAACAAAATGGCTCAGATTTGACCTATTGaagttttaactaaaaatccAGGACTCGTGATTGGTTTAATCAGATTGACAGTGTGGGAAATTTCCCCATAGTGTAATTAGTGGAATTCAGTGTCATGAAAGATTCTGCCTGCGTTTGATGAATTGGAATTTTCGGTTGATAATAGAGGTTGTGATTTCAAAAAGGCAAGATCTCCACTTAATTGGTGGACTGGTTGCTTTTTTTGGGCAGTAGAGTTTAAGAACTCAGAACCCAAGCAGGGATCACTCGTCATGATAGCaagccaaaggccttgtagctgaattggcaccttTGTGCATGGGGGTTTGGCGCGGAAAGGGTTTGAGTTtcggggttagcagcatgttgtaattatctttcaaaaaaaaaaaaaatgatggcaAGAGAGAGGGATTGGTTTTTTTGCCCAAAATTATGTGGGATGTGGCATCCATGGGCTGGAAGGTACATCTGATTGAGTTCAATCTTAAGGATTTCTGAGCTTCAGTTTGGCTAAGAACTCAATAACTCCTCAAAATTAGTGATCAGTTAATGGCCTGGAATGGATTTCTATTACTTTGTTATTaggagtgatgagttatgaatGCCTCCTAAGAATACAAAGTAATGCTTTATTAAGGCTAAGGAATGCTACCACTTTCTAGGAATTATGAGACATGATATAAGACTAAATTGCAATTTACATCCTTAAAGTTTGGgatcattttgattttgtcttctaacatttaaaattttggatttagaCCCCTAATGTTACATATTGCTTTGATTTGAACCATTCTGCTTTGAAATGTGGTGACATGTAATGGACACATCATCAACAGACATAGATGGAAGGCTCCAATCAAAGCGGTATGTAAACTTAGGggtttaaattcaaaattttaaatgttagTGGGCTAATTAAAAATACCCTAAATGTTAATGGTACAAATTGCAATTTAGATTATGATAAAATGATGAGCTTCCTTTAAAGGTTTTACACAGCAACATAAAGTTTCTTTGTGACGTAGGAAAATTTAGGGAAATTCGTCTACATGTGCTTGTGGTGGGTTTAGGGTTAGGAGGATCTGTGGATCTAGGGTTTAGAATTATTGAAGAAAGGATTATGGGATTGCGTTAGGAATTAAAAGATGGTTTGATGAGTTATTTGATGGCTCTTTTGTAGAAGAAAGTATGTGGAGATTTACGGTTTTGATAGGTATAAAAAAGGGCTTGATTTGGGGTTGTAAGGAAGAAGCTAAAGAGAGAATATTATGGTGTTTAGGGGCTGTATGTACAGTGTCTGTGAACAATAGCATAAGCAAGAGAAGAGAAGGGTGGGAAACAGTGACTCTATGCTCAAAACactcaataattttataaatcaacTCCATCTCCTTTGAATACATTgagtcaaatatatatatatatatatatagaggtaaGCTCCTTAGAATTCTCCTACAATAATTCACACActctaaatataaataaacaatagGGAATACACACTCCACAATGAGAAACACAAGCAGTTGATTTCTTTGACCATAAGTATTATAGTTACAATTATAGACGTTACTATAGGAGATTTTCTTGTTCCCTTGATCACAtccttagggtatgtttggtaactgtttttttctcttatttattgttttcaaaaaaattttctatttttgagactaaaaaacttgtttggtaactcaaaatggatagaaaacaaaaactgttctcaaaacttaatttgtgaaagaaactaaaaacatgcaaaatactgttttcagtttctaatttttaaaagtcaatgaaaatacgcatttaatttaatgaatctgtctcatttaatgagttaacattagaattcaaatcctagtaataacatattttagtattttctatttttttcttcaaaaaactgtttttttttttttttaatttcaactaaccaaacatgttttttatttcaaaaatacaattttttttctttatattccccaaaacaagtttttgaaaatagaaaataaaaactgttaccaaacataaccttagtgtctctctctctatttttatttctttctattgATAGATTTTTCTTCACCCCCTTGCCTTTTGCCTCCCCCCTCCTTTTTATAGCTCTAGTTCTTGTTCTTATCACCACAGTTGTCCTGTACCCTTCCAGAGTCTCAGGgatatttttcttactttatcGGTTTCCTCCCCTCTTTATCCTGATATTCTGATTATTAGGGGTTGCGTGTATTGTTCAGGCTGTTTTatatgcatttaatgcggcagagGTTATGTAAGTATCCcctcattaatgtggaggtaaaAATCCTCACTCTTCTTGTGTATTCTAGAAGTTTCCCGTGACTACTATCATCTTCTGGAGGTTGTCTATTGATTATCCGTGCATCGTGTCTCGGGTAAGCTAGTACTTTCCCTTTTCCACGGGAATTGGTTCACCGTGATACTCATCTTTGTCTGCAATACTTGAGATAATTCGACTTTCACCTCCTTCATGGTTCACAACCTTCTGAGCATTCCTTTCAGCACATAGACCAGGCCCAAGTTATTTCCCATGGCCCAATTACTTCTTGGGCTTTAGGCCCGAGTGGTGATTGCCCCActccccacaatatatatatatatagtttagaaCTCCTAGTTTTACTAGTAAACTAAAACCCTAATAAAGCACTGACTTGGactcaaagaaaataaaacctaagAACTTAGGATCTCCTAGAAAATTCTAGATTCAACTAAAGTACCAAAATATCCTTTGTTTGCAGGAATTGCATAAATTATAGATTTGCCCCTTAATACAAAATTGACCataataaaaaactcaaataaaagaATGTTTTAACCCTAAAAGACTGATACTTAGACCTTTAAACCATGCAACTTTCACTTCAATTGGACTTCACACGTGGACCCCATAAAATCATTCTTGAATAGgcaaatatgcaaagtaatagcaaatcaattttttatggtTGCATCACTTTGGGATTATGTTCCTGGGGACCAAGAGTCCTAATATGCTAGAACCAACCATAACCAAATGACCTCCCATAGAAGCTTGAAATCCCATGATATCTCAAAGCCAGAGAGGCAAACTGATGGTGTATAAAAAGATGGCCCGTTGACTAAAGAGGTTGGGTTCATGACGTGCTTTGATAACTAATGCAGTGGCATAAAGGAGTTGAAATCTTTCTTTAAGGGCCTATTACTATATTATATGCCTTTCTAAGTATCATTTCCTATCTATTCCCTAATTGGTAATAAGTGATATTTCTTGAAATCCTCAATTGTGCCTTTTCAACAagagggaaaggaaaggaaaaaccaACAAAATGACCACAAAAAAAAGCTATTGTGAGAACAATTAGAGTATTGCAATCCCAATCATTTTGGTAACCAATATATGAAAGACAACACCTATGTATTCTCGTACCAATTTCAAACTTTCTGCTGCCATTTTCTGAGTGGATGCCAAAATCTAatttctatttccttttttgAGGGACTTGTCAAAAAGGGGGGTTGGATGCTAAAATCTTATTGGAGCTTTTAGATCTTTGTAATTCCAGATCTTGGTCGTGATGTACATCTAGTATACTTCCTGTATACCAGGTGCAATCATTTTTCTTAATAGCAAAGTGTGTGCCAATCCATTTAATCCCTTGAAACTGTTTTTCTACTCATGGTGTGTAAGGGTGGCCTGCACCAGTGAGGAAGAGTGAGTTGATACAAGTCaagataaccaaaaaaaaaaaaaaatgtagagaaGACAAATATTAACATTATTAGAAGTagtaaagttttaaaaaattttcattttgtataACAAGGAACTTGGATAGTGTGAAGTATGGACATATAACCAACACATCCTTATAAGAGAAATTAGGAGGGGACTCAACACTAACACAGCATTTGAATAGGGAACGGCTCTGCTCTATACTCCTGTATGTCATGTTATCAGAAAAACTTTTACTTGAAATCAGAGAAATTGATCTAGCAGCTTCTGTGacttttaagcccttcatcCTTGAACTGGCTCCTCAAATCCATGTTGTTGAATACATATTAGAGAGTCtatcactaaattttttttatttgcctaTTGCAGGTAACACATACTTTTAATGCTGAATCGGAGAAGGAACTGAGCTTGTCAGTAGGTGACTACGTTGTTGTGCGGAAGGTACTTTATCTTCTCCTTGACACATCTCTTAATTTTGTGACTGTGATTTACTTGCATATAGACAGCATCTGCTTAATGGATAAGTATATTGGGAGATGTTTTTTGTCCACTGCTCTTGTTGGAGCAGAAGGAAATACGCTACATATGGTTTGCTAGCAGTTGACATGTCACTTATGGTGGGGTACTCTCCATGCATTCTCCTTGTTGCAGCTCTAGTATCTGGAACAGATGGCACTCCTAATGTTTTTAGAAAACCTTTCCATTTCATTGTTCCATATATATATCATCTTATAAAATAAGTTCTTGAAACATTTATAAGTGAGCTTAGTCAATGCATTTTAAACAATGAGTTGATCCTTCTTTGACATTGAGGGTTACATATTCTCTTAATGGTTCCGACCACTTCAACCTCATTTAATAGGTTTACTCTTACGATTTTTAATCATCCTCAACTGATTGTTGGTATCACATCATCCCTATATATTCTCTTGCCTTCTCCATTTCCTTGCcatgaatttatttttctgaAACAGTGTCAACTCCAATACTTCAAGCTATTTAAGactttcttataaaattttggaaaaagtgtgtttaatgtttttataatatttctaacattaaGGTTTAAACATCTAACCACTATTTTATTCTAGTCAACAGCATTGCAATGACCATGTATTATCTTAAAGAAAACATACTCAAACTATGAAGCTGACAGGGGCCATGCTTTTGTTTAGATgctaaaaagagagaaagaagtgaaattaatatattttgtatttttctgtcTGGGTTTGACATGCTTTATATTTGCTTGTTCTGTAACTTTGAAACTTCACATGTTTATCCAGGTGAGTCCATCAGGATGGTCGGAAGGAGAATGCAGAGGTAATGCTGGATGGTTTCCATCAGCATACGTGGAGAAGCGCCAAAGGATTCCTACTGCTGATGTGGCTGGGGAAGTTTACTAAGCAGTACCCAGGTATTCAGCTGGTAGTTTAAGTTTGTCATCTGTCCAAATTGGAACAAGACtgttttatgtataaaatagtaaaaaagagtACTACTGTAATGCTAGTTTCTATGCTCTTGggtttttcaaattgttttgtgcatgttctttcatatttatttaaagAGAATGGT encodes:
- the LOC115992225 gene encoding SH3 domain-containing protein 3, translating into MDALRKQASKLREQVAKQQQAVIKQFGGTGYESSDVMVIDEVELQRHQQLEKLYRATRNGRDFQKEIVKAAETFTAIGYKHIETGTKLSEDCCKYGAENINDNILAKAASIYGDARKHVEKEQEDFNKLLSSQVLDPLRAMIAGAPLEDARHLAQRYSRMRQEAETQALEVSRRQARVRESPMPENVAKLHAAEAKKQELKANMAVLGKEASAALAAVDAQQQRLTFQRLVSMVEGEKTYHLRIAAILGEVEAEMVSEKQRKESAPPVISSENGPEKTTYFLAEVTHTFNAESEKELSLSVGDYVVVRKVSPSGWSEGECRGNAGWFPSAYVEKRQRIPTADVAGEVY